A genomic region of Drosophila simulans strain w501 unplaced genomic scaffold, Prin_Dsim_3.1 Segkk87_quiver_pilon, whole genome shotgun sequence contains the following coding sequences:
- the LOC27208043 gene encoding eIF-2-alpha kinase activator GCN1 translates to MVDEQLSAALRDLPGRVLNVPVEERQHLFQNVSSVLKNSGINSTIIRGICKVIGTTITKYKDPTSQRIVRDLIVDLVTIHHDLTIEHMLNVFKAFIYKEFASVSPQKSCKLAVIALGWISIIQKQAQRESNIFKTEKKKLIEYQTLLYQITVISPNQRVTDARTKILYDLWNNSDIFNETMDTLFQMESTSNVTIFCMAMFQFKYKNCNAVKLNQYTEKLSEYFVKSMISCKHKPDKSFITACSPLLESLTDTEFDSYIYPSLQRSILRSPENTLQSIGLIFNMLNFDCSRYAQKVGIVLIQNLYSKGDIARQESLESLKLLSTKCSNWIIIKELLERIFSVLNGSDGKINVIEYRINILQGAGNLSFNNIDQDHMPNILNEAVTLFSKALECETQEKVICCTLEMFGLWTEKFIHKLPNVIINIFTSGMRLKNTNQIIRQSYLEWLLLSIQNTEVDNHVSIIPDLVSFYTKALQNSSQSCNLSEAACIACILLILEKPSENYTFFWTTVFDMKKLFFYNDKFTTTAPITTLCNISLMARILINSYPDKIKGKLEPLARTLVYNLCCNSVKVRVYTAKQVKQIINASSGIDFVKLALCEFGKRMNLVNIETDGEHSMDQFGTSNQVYVDALLTLTSIKHITYEDSVDVAIDILLISHHPAIVSNDPYLWETAIQKHLKLDAKNVILAKTNEIINKYIDNYIASAQYENTISALIRICPSLIVPTVVNNLKNYLSNFSNYNASNEEYLIFLTPDGELFDKSVIPHIDSQYETVRLKRENKVYSYKEQLEEIQLRREIDDKREKEGKLKTIRYTQKQEEQIKNQMEKELQIKLRITLLYEKLISKISLLKASCSGNGEQIAQHFYSLLDGILNASKSPLCAEVLTDLYMFLRNMCFTFQPKLGRAIALATIKLQSPSCILKKEFEALNINQAINDIIIDLDNHVKSNFLDSPSFSYAFEFLKRALLLLNTDSDFDLISKGIQIIALHTTAGDCCKPQFMPRFGMFKMLLDLLRNNNKLWAQTSDAILQVAKCSNGDNCSSSPDNHIISIFLQALQHCSDAVRKVALQSLKIMVNGIVNHIKVDNSLEKVIIKRIWVAKHDPEEENRELALFLWNTAKFPLPGYVDIIDDITHSETCIQKSASESLIPLLAGDEVVIKCVIKKLFSIYKAKLALLPPVLDQFDREIEPAIDQWEPRRGVAIAFSTIAFLLSIEDINDIMNFMVSQGLGDREDVVHKEMLATALKIVDLHGNKAIVNLLPVFEDFLDKAPKSQSYDNIRQAVVILMGSLARHLEKDDKRIDPIVKRLITALSTPSQQVQEAVSNCLPHLMPSVKDEASSMIKKLLHSLAKSEKYGERRGAAYGIAGIVKGLGILSLKQLDIMSKLTAFIQDKKNYRSREGALFAFEVLCSTLGRLFEPYIVHVLPHLLQCFGDPSQYVRQAADDTAKVVMRKLSAHGVKLVLPSLLEALDEDSWRTKTASVELLGAMAFCAPKQLSSCLPSIVPKLIQVLGDSHTKVQESGAEALKVIGSVIKNPEIQAIVPVLLDALEDPSNNTSTCLQSLLKTKFIHFIDAPSLALIMPVVQRAFMDRSTETRKMAAQIIGNMYSLTDQKDLAPYLPSIIPGLKSSLLDPVPEVRAVSARALGAMVKGMGESSFENLLPWLMETLTSESSSVDRSGAAQGLSEVVGGLGVEKMHKLMPEIISTAERVDIAAHVKDGYIMMFIYMPGAFQEEFTPYIGQIINPILKALADESEFVRDTALKAGQRIVNLYAETAVALLLPELEKGLFDDNWRIRYSSVQLLGDLLYRISGVSGKMTTETASEDDNFGTEHSHTAIIHFLGDERRNRVLSGLYMGRSDVSLMVRQAALHVWKVVVTNTPRTLREILPTLFGLLLGCLASTSYDKRQVAARTLGDLVRKLGERVLPEIIPILENGLNSDHPDQRQGVCIGLSEIMGSTSKEMVLTFIESLVPTVRKALCDPLPEVREAAAKTFESLHSTVGSRALDEILPFMLQGLSDPDPFVAENTLDGLRQVMSIKSRVVLPYLVPQLTSPPVNTKALSILVSVAGEALIKYLPKILSALLEALSDAYGYPNEPQENEYCQTVILSVTDETGIRTIMDTLLISANSSDLCTRKSAASLLSAFCIHSPGNYYEYIPQLLRCLLKLLVESDKDILQKSWEALNAVIKGMNAAQQICHVSDVRQAVRFAASELKGTELPGFCLPKGITPLLPVFREAILNGLPEEKENAAQGLGEVIFLTNAKSLQPSVVHITGPLIRILGDRFNAAVKAAVLETLSILLHKVGVMLKQFLPQLQTTFLKALHDQNRNVRMKAGKALSELVAIHSRAEPLFNEIHNGIKNSDDSSVRETMLHALRSIVSRSGDKMTEPIKKQIYVTLLSMIGHQEDATRSAVGGCLGAILKYIDSEHVYDLFNNIILTNNTDDLIVKHGHTIVLFVALKECPTEVLVLNLPEKITSYVLINILSEKVSIASNAVRAVTYLLDYYLVNKNEPPIKIVVALSRAMNHSSNDVKQLVAQSCTYLSKNLSADQSNIDVLKYLVPMLVNGTKEKNGYVKSNSELALISILRLRDDDTTFLKISGLLDSGARDSLNEVVLKVLKRTSLQSIIKEEELDDTLQA, encoded by the exons atggtgGACGAACAG CTATCTGCAGCTTTGCGAGATTTACCAGGCAGAGTTCTAAACGTGCCTGTTGAAGAACGAcaacatttatttcaaaatgtatcatcagttttaaaaaattctg gtataaattCAACAATTATTCGTGGCATATGTAAAGTGATTGGAACTACGATAACGAAATATAAGGATCCTACATCCCAACGAATTGTTAGAGATCTTATAGTAGACCTTGTAACTATTCATCACGATTTAACAATTGAACATATGTTAAACGTCTTTAAagcttttatatataaagaattcgCTAGTGTGTCACCTCAAAAATCGTGTAAATTGGCCGTTATAGCATTGGGATGGATATCTATCATACAAAAACAAGCGCAACGTGAATCAAATATCTTTAAAaccgagaaaaaaaaattgattgagTATCAGACTCTGTTATATCAAATAACAGTAATATCACCAAACCAAAGAGTTACAGACGCAAGAACAAAAATATTGTACGATCTATGGAATAATTCtgatatttttaatgaaacaaTGGACACATTATTCCAAATGGAATCAACTAGTAATGTTACAATTTTTTGTATGGCCatgtttcaatttaaatataaaaactgcAATGCTGTAAAATTAAACCAATATACAGAAAAGCTTTCAGAATACTTCGTAAAAAGTATGATTTCATGCAAACACAAACCTGACAAGTCCTTTATTACAGCTTGCAGTCCATTATTGGAATCGCTCACCGACACTGAATTTGATTCTTACATATATCCATCTTTACAACGGTCCATATTGCGAAGCCCTGAAAATACACTTCAGAGTATtggattaatttttaatatgttGAACTTCGATTGCAGTCGTTATGCTCAAAAGGTTGGAATAGTTCtcattcaaaatttatatagtAAAGGTGACATCGCACGACAAGAGTCACTTGAATCTTTAAAGCTTCTGTCAACAAAATGCTCTAATTGGATTATCATAAAGGAATTATTGGAACGTATTTTCTCTGTTCTAAATGGATCCGACGGCAAAATTAATGTGATCGAATATAGAATAAATATCCTACag gGAGCCGGCAATTTAAGCTTCAACAACATAGATCAAGATCATATGCccaacattttaaatgaagCGGTTACCTTATTTTCGAAAGCACTGGAGTGTGAAACGCAAGAAAAAGTTATTTGCTGCACTTTGGAGATGTTTGGGTTATGGACTGAAAAATTTATACACAAGTTGCCAAATgttattatcaatatttttacatctGGAATGCGGCtgaaaaacacaaatcaaattattcGGCAAAGTTATCTCGAGTGGCTTCTACTGTCAATTCAAAATACGGAGGTTGATAACCATGTTTCTATTATACCGGATCTTGTTTCATTTTATACTAAAGCTTTGCAAAACTCATCACAGTCATGCAATTTGTCTGAAGCTGCTTGCATTGCGTGTATATTGCTTATTTTGGAAAAACCATCTGAAAACTATACCTTTTTTTGGACCACAGTGTTCGATAtgaaaaaactatttttttataatgaCAAGTTTACTACAACAGCTCCGATTACCACGTTATGCAATATATCATTAATGGCTAGAATATTGATAAATTCATATCCtgataaaattaaaggcaaacTAGAACCTTTAGCTCGAACTTTAGTTTATAACTTATGTTGTAATTCAGTTAAAGTTCGAGTATATACTGCTAAGCAGgtcaaacaaataataaacgCATCAAGCGGAATCGACTTTGTTAAGTTAGCCTTATGCGAGTTTGGTAAACGTATGAATTTAGTTAATATTGAAACGGACGGGGAGCATTCAATGGATCAGTTTGGGACTTCGAATCAAGTGTATGTAGACGCACTTCTCACTTTAACAAGCATAAAACATATTACTTACGAAGATTCTGTGGATGTTGCTATAGATATACTTCTTATATCACATCACCCTGCAATTGTATCGAATGATCCATACCTATGGGAAACAGCCATacaaaagcatttaaaattgGATGCAAAAAACGTTATACTAGctaaaacaaatgaaattattaataaatacattgACAACTATATAGCTAGTGCGCAATACGAGAATACAATATCAGCATTGATTCGAATTTGTCCGAGTCTTATTGTTCCAACAGTTGTCAATAATTTAAAGAACTATCTTAGTAACTTCTCTAACTATAATGCTTCTAATgaagaatatttaatatttttgactCCGGATGGAGAGTTATTTGATAAAAGTGTAATACCTCATATAGATTCGCAATATGAAACAGTTCGTCttaaaagagaaaataaagtttacaGCTACAAGGAACAATTGGAAGAAATTCAACTTCGGCGTGAAATTGACGATAAAAgggaaaaagaaggaaaattaaaaactataagGTATACTCAGAAGCAAGaagaacaaattaaaaatcaaatggaaaaagaactccaaataaaattaagaattACACTGCtttatgaaaaattaatttcgaaaataagCTTGCTAAAAGCATCATGTTCTGGGAATGGAGAACAAATTGCCCAACATTTTTATTCTTTATTAGACGGCATATTGAATGCTTCTAAAAGTCCCCTATGTGCCGAGGTTCTTACTGACCTGTACATGTTTTTGCGTAATATGTGCTTTACTTTCCAGCCAAAACTTGGACGTGCAATCGCATTAGCGACAATCAAACTTCAAAGCCCGTCCTGTATTTTAAAGAAGGAATTTGaagctttaaatataaatcaagCTATTAATGATATAATAATTGATCTTGACAATCACGTTAAATCAAACTTTCTTGACTCGCCATCATTTTCATATGCCTTCGAGTTCTTAAAGCGGGcgttattattgttaaataCCGATTCGGATTTTGATCTTATTTCTAAAGGAATACAGATAATAGCACTCCATACAACGGCAGGTGATTGTTGTAAGCCACAGTTTATGCCTCGATTTGGTatgtttaaaatgttgttaGATCTTTTAAGGAACAACAATAAACTCTGGGCACAGACTTCAGATGCCATCTTACAAGTTGCGAAGTGTTCTAATGGTGATAATTGTTCTTCTAGTCCGGATAACCATATTATAAGCATATTTCTGCAAGCATTGCAACATTGTTCTGACGCTGTAAGAAAAGTGGCATTGCAATCTTTGAAAATAATGGTTAATGGAATTGTAAATCATATAAAAGTTGATAACAGTCTTGAAAAGGTAATTATAAAACGAATTTGGGTTGCAAAACATGATCCAGAAGAAGAAAACCGAGAACtggctttatttttgtggAACACTGCAAAATTTCCTTTACCCGGATATGTCGATATTATTGATGATATCACACACTCCGAGACCTGCATTCAAAAATCCGCTTCAGAATCCTTAATTCCGCTATTAGCTGGCGATGAAGTTGTAATAAAATGCGTTATAAAGAAGTTATTTTCTATTTACAAAGCAAAGCTGGCCCTATTACCGCCGGTATTGGATCAATTTGACCGTGAAATTGAGCCTGCAATCGATCAGTGGGAACCACGAAGAGGTGTTGCTATTGCATTCTCCACTATCGCTTTCCTATTATCTATTGAAGATATAAACGATATTATGAATTTTATGGTATCACAAGGACTCGGTGACCGAGAAGATGTTGTACATAAGGAAATGTTAGCTACTGCATTAAAGATTGTTGATTTACACGGAAATAAAGCAATTGTAAATTTGCTACCAGTATTCGAAGATTTTCTCGATAAGGCGCCAAAATCCCAAAGTTACGACAACATACGTCAAGCTGTTGTGATATTGATGGGTTCTCTAGCACGTCATTTGGAAAAAGATGACAAACGAATTGACCCAATTGTTAAAAGGTTAATAACAGCACTGTCTACTCCATCACAACAAGTTCAGGAAGCGGTGTCGAATTGCTTACCTCATCTTATGCCATCCGTAAAGGATGAGGCCTCTTCAATGATAAAAAAACTATTACACTCATTGGCGAAGTCTGAAAAATATGGTGAAAGACGTGGAGCTGCGTATGGTATTGCCGGGATAGTTAAGGGTCTCGGGATTTTATCACTAAAGCAACTAGACATAATGTCAAAGCTGACCGCTTTTATCcaagataaaaaaaattataggTCCAGAGAAGgcgctttgtttgcttttgaagTTTTGTGTAGTACACTTGGACGTTTATTTGAACCTTATATAGTTCATGTCTTGCCACATTTGTTACAATGTTTTGGTGATCCGTCGCAGTACGTTAGACAGGCAGCCGATGATACTGCTAAAGTAGTTATGAGAAAACTTTCCGCACATGGTGTTAAGCTAGTACTTCCGTCACTTTTGGAAGCTCTTGACGAAGATTCATGGAGAACAAAAACAGCATCAGTTGAACTGTTAGGTGCAATGGCATTCTGTGCACCAAAGCAACTTTCATCTTGCCTTCCAAGTATAGTTCCAAAACTAATTCAAGTCCTGGGAGATTCTCACACTAAAGTACAAGAATCGGGTGCAGAAGCTCTTAAGGTAATTGGATCTGTTATAAAAAATCCTGAAATTCAAGCTATTGTCCCCGTGCTTTTGGATGCATTGGAAGATCCATCCAACAATACATCCACTTGTTTGCAAAGCTTGCTAAAAACTAAGTTTATTCACTTTATTGATGCTCCCTCATTAGCTCTAATTATGCCAGTGGTGCAACGTGCCTTTATGGACCGATCCACAGAGACTAGAAAAATGGCTGCACAAATAATAGGAAATATGTATTCCCTAACAGATCAAAAAGATCTTGCGCCCTACTTACCAAGTATTATTCCTGGCCTAAAATCATCATTACTAGATCCAGTCCCTGAAGTGCGAGCTGTGTCGGCTCGTGCGCTTGGTGCTATGGTTAAAGGTATGGGTGAAAGttcatttgaaaatttattgccCTGGCTTATGGAAACTCTAACTTCCGAGTCTAGCAGTGTGGATCGCAGTGGAGCAGCACAAGGACTCTCTGAAGTAGTTGGAGGACTTGGCGTTGAAAAGATGCATAAACTTATGCCGGAAATAATTTCGACTGCAGAACGCGTAGACATCGCTGCACATGTTAAAGATGGATATATAAtgatgtttatatatatgcctGGAGCATTTCAAGAAGAATTTACACCATATATCGGACAAATTATCAATCCGATTTTAAAGGCTTTGGCAGACGAAAGCGAATTCGTTCGTGATACTGCTTTAAAGGCAGGTCAACGTATTGTTAATTTATACGCAGAAACTGCTGTGGCACTTTTACTTCCTGAGCTTGAAAAGGGGCTGTTCGATGATAATTGGCGGATTCGATATAGTTCTGTTCAATTACTTGGAGACCTGTTGTATCGAATATCTGGAGTATCTGGAAAAATGACTACGGAAACAGCAAGCGAAGATGATAATTTTGGTACGGAGCATTCACATACAGCTATTATTCACTTTTTGGGCGATGAACGTAGAAATAGAGTATTGTCAGGGCTTTACATGGGACGTAGTGACGTTTCATTGATGGTGCGACAGGCTGCACTGCATGTATGGAAAGTTGTTGTGACAAATACTCCGCGTACTCTGCGTGAGATTCTACCAACACTGTTCGGCTTACTACTTGGATGTTTGGCAAGCACAAGTTATGATAAAAGACAAGTGGCAGCGCGAACTTTGGGAGATTTGGTAAGAAAACTTGGGGAACGAGTTTTGCCAGAAATAATTCCTATTCTTGAAAATGGTCTAAACTCTGATCATCCTGATCAACGTCAGGGAGTATGCATTGGTTTGTCTGAAATAATGGGTTCTACATCAAAAGAAATGGTACTTACGTTTATTGAGAGTCTGGTCCCTACAGTCCGAAAGGCTTTGTGCGATCCCTTACCTGAAGTtcgagaagcagcagcaaaaacatttGAGTCCTTACATAGCACAGTGGGATCTCGAGCGTTGGATGAAATTCTGCCATTTATGCTGCAAGGTCTTTCAGACCCCGACCCCTTCGTCGCTGAGAATACTTTAGACGGTCTTAGACAGGTAATGTCTATTAAATCAAGAGTTGTTTTGCCATATCTTGTGCCGCAACTAACATCCCCACCAGTGAATACAAAAGCCTTATCTATACTAGTCTCTGTCGCTGGAGAAGCgttaatcaaatatttgcctaaAATATTATCAGCATTATTGGAGGCTTTATCAGACGCCTACGGATATCCTAATGAACCACAGGAGAACGAGTACTGCCAAACGGTTATATTGTCAGTAACAGATGAAACTGGAATTAGGACAATAATGGATACATTGCTTATTTCAGCGAATTCTTCTGACCTTTGCACTCGGAAGTCTGCGGCAAGCTTACTATCTGCTTTTTGTATTCATTCACCCGGCAATTACTATGAATACATTCCTCAACTTTTAAGATGTTTACTTAAGTTGTTAGTAGAAAGTGATAAAGATATACTACAGAAATCCTGGGAGGCTCTTAACGCTGTAATTAAAGGCATGAATGCTGCGCAACAAATATGTCATGTATCTGATGTTCGCCAGGCCGTTAGGTTTGCAGCAAGCGAACTTAAAGGAACAGAGCTTCCTGGATTTTGTCTTCCAAAAGGAATTACTCCACTATTACCGGTGTTTCGGGAAGCTATTTTAAATGGATTACCAgaggaaaaagaaaacgcGGCACAAGGACTCGGTGAAGTTATTTTTCTAACTAATGCAAAATCATTACAGCCTTCAGTAGTACACATAACAGGTCCATTGATTCGAATACTAGGAGACCGTTTCAACGCAGCAGTTAAGGCTGCAGTACTGGAAACCTTGTCAATTTTACTTCATAAAGTTGGTGTTATGTTAAAACAGTTTTTACCACAGCTTCAGACCACTTTTCTTAAAGCATTACATGATCAAAATCGAAACGTTAGAatgaaagctggaaaagcatTGTCTGAGTTAGTGGCAATTCATTCTAGAGCAGAGCcattatttaatgaaattcatAATGGAATTAAAAACTCGGATGATTCTTCTGTCAGGGAGACAATGCTCCATGCACTTCGAAGTATTGTGAGTCGATCTGGAGACAAAATGACTGaaccaattaaaaaacaaatttatgttaCCTTATTGAGTATGATCGGACATCAAGAAGACGCTACTCGAAGCGCAGTAGGAGGATGCTTGGGAGCGATATTAAAGTACATTGATTCTGAACATGTATAtgatttgtttaataatattatactGACGAATAATACAGATGATCTAATAGTGAAACATGGACACACAATAGTATTGTTTGTAGCACTAAAAGAGTGCCCCACCGAAGTACTTGTGTTAAATTTGCCTGAAAAGATTACATCTTATGTATTGATCAATATTTTATCAGAAAAAGTGTCAATTGCCTCCAATGCTGTAAGAGCTGTCACTTACCTTTTGGACTATTACCTTGTCAACAAAAATGAACCCCCTATTAAAATTGTGGTTGCGTTATCTAGAGCAATGAATCATTCTAGCAACGATGTCAAGCAGCTTGTTGCACAAAGTTGTACCTACCTTTCTAAAAATTTGTCAGCAGATCAAAGTAATATTGatgttttgaaatatttggtGCCTATGCTGGTAAATGGaactaaagaaaaaaatggtTATGTGAAATCAAATTCAGAACTAgcattaatttccattttgagATTAAGAGATGACGATACGacctttttaaaaatttcaggTCTGTTAGATTCTGGGGCTAGAGACTCTTTAAATGAAGtagttttaaaagttttaaaacgCACATCTTTACAATCTATTATAAAAGAAGAAGAATTGGATGACACCCTGCAAGCATAA